The Trinickia acidisoli genome includes a window with the following:
- the uvrA gene encoding excinuclease ABC subunit UvrA produces the protein MEQIRIRGARTHNLKNVNLDLPRHQLIVITGLSGSGKSSLAFDTLYAEGQRRYVESLSAYARQFLQLMEKPDVDLIEGLSPAISIEQKATSHNPRSTVGTVTEIHDYLRLLYARVGTPYCPEHEIALEAQSVSQMVDAALALPEETKLMILAPVVANRKGEHAELFEQMQAQGFIRFRIRSGGGTANEGTAQIYDVESLPKLKKNDKHSIDVVVDRLKVRADMKQRLAESFETALRLADGRAIALEMDAGREHLFSSKFACPICSYSLPELEPRLFSFNNPMGACPDCDGLGQITFFDPKRVVAHPSLSLAAGAVKGWDRRNQFYFQMLQSLAAYYEFEIDTPFEELPEKVRKLILFGSGKEQIPFSYINERGRATVREHVFEGIIPNLERRYRETDSAAVREELAKYQNNQACPSCDGTRLRREARFVRLGMDGDARAIYEVSGWPLRDALGYFQTLKLEGAKREIGEKVVKEIVARLMFLNNVGLDYLSLERSADTLSGGEAQRIRLASQIGSGLTGVMYVLDEPSIGLHQRDNDRLIATLKHLRDLGNSVIVVEHDEDMIRMADYVVDMGPGAGVHGGMIIAEGTPDQVQTDPASLTGQYLAGERRIEFPDERKEPDERCLRIVEAHGNNLKRVTLDLPVGLLTCVTGVSGSGKSTLINDTLYHAVAQHLYGSSAEPAPYEQIEGLEHFDKVINVDQSPIGRTPRSNPATYTGLFTPIRELFAGVPSSKERGYDPGRFSFNVKGGRCEACQGDGVLKVEMHFLPDVYVPCDVCHGKRYNRETLEVQYKGKNISEVLDMTVEHAYEFFNAVPVIARKLKTLLDVGLGYIRLGQSATTLSGGEAQRVKLSLELSKRDTGRTLYILDEPTTGLHFHDIALLLEVIHRLRDHGNTVVIIEHNLDVIKTADWVIDLGPEGGAGGGQIIAQGKPEQIAKSKASFTGRYLAPLLERR, from the coding sequence ATGGAACAGATTCGCATCCGTGGGGCGCGCACCCACAACCTGAAGAACGTCAATCTCGACCTGCCTCGCCACCAGTTGATCGTGATCACCGGCTTGTCCGGATCGGGCAAGTCGTCGCTGGCGTTCGACACCCTTTATGCCGAGGGTCAGCGTCGATACGTGGAGAGTTTGTCGGCCTACGCGCGCCAGTTCCTGCAATTGATGGAGAAGCCCGACGTCGATCTGATCGAGGGGCTCTCGCCCGCCATCTCGATCGAACAAAAGGCCACGTCGCACAATCCGCGCTCGACGGTCGGCACCGTCACCGAAATCCATGACTACCTGCGGTTGCTCTACGCGCGCGTGGGCACGCCGTACTGCCCCGAGCACGAGATCGCGCTCGAAGCCCAAAGCGTCTCGCAGATGGTCGATGCCGCGCTCGCGCTGCCCGAGGAAACGAAGCTGATGATCCTCGCGCCCGTCGTGGCAAACCGCAAGGGCGAGCACGCCGAGCTGTTCGAGCAGATGCAGGCGCAAGGGTTCATCCGGTTCCGTATCCGCTCGGGAGGCGGCACGGCCAACGAAGGCACGGCGCAAATCTATGACGTCGAATCGCTGCCGAAGCTGAAAAAGAACGACAAACACTCGATCGACGTCGTCGTCGATCGCTTGAAAGTGCGCGCCGATATGAAGCAGCGCCTGGCCGAATCGTTCGAAACGGCGCTGCGCCTCGCCGACGGCCGCGCGATCGCGCTCGAAATGGATGCCGGCAGGGAGCACCTGTTCAGCTCGAAGTTCGCGTGTCCGATCTGCTCGTACTCGTTGCCCGAACTCGAGCCGCGCCTGTTCTCGTTCAACAATCCGATGGGCGCCTGCCCCGACTGCGACGGCTTGGGCCAGATCACGTTCTTCGACCCGAAGCGCGTCGTCGCACACCCGTCGCTCTCGCTCGCCGCCGGCGCCGTCAAGGGCTGGGACCGCCGCAATCAGTTCTACTTCCAGATGCTGCAAAGCCTCGCGGCCTATTACGAGTTCGAGATCGATACGCCGTTCGAGGAGTTGCCCGAGAAGGTCCGCAAGCTGATCCTGTTCGGTTCGGGCAAAGAACAGATCCCGTTCTCGTACATCAACGAGCGCGGCCGCGCGACGGTGCGCGAGCATGTCTTCGAAGGGATCATCCCGAATCTCGAGCGTCGCTACCGCGAGACCGATTCCGCGGCCGTGCGCGAAGAGCTCGCGAAATACCAGAACAATCAGGCGTGCCCGTCGTGCGACGGCACGCGGCTGCGCCGCGAAGCGCGTTTCGTGCGTCTCGGCATGGACGGCGACGCGCGCGCGATCTACGAAGTGAGCGGCTGGCCGCTGCGCGATGCGCTCGGCTATTTTCAAACGCTCAAGCTCGAAGGCGCCAAACGCGAAATCGGCGAGAAAGTCGTCAAGGAAATCGTCGCGCGCCTCATGTTCCTCAACAACGTCGGGCTCGACTACCTGTCGCTCGAGCGCAGCGCCGATACGCTCTCGGGCGGGGAAGCCCAGCGCATTCGTCTCGCCTCGCAGATCGGCTCCGGCCTGACGGGCGTCATGTACGTGCTCGACGAACCCTCGATCGGCCTGCATCAGCGCGACAACGACCGCCTCATCGCGACGCTCAAGCATCTGCGCGATCTCGGCAACTCGGTCATCGTCGTCGAGCACGACGAGGACATGATCCGCATGGCCGATTACGTCGTCGACATGGGGCCGGGCGCCGGCGTGCACGGCGGCATGATCATCGCCGAAGGCACGCCCGACCAGGTACAGACCGATCCGGCCTCGCTGACCGGCCAATACCTGGCCGGCGAGCGCCGCATCGAGTTTCCGGACGAGCGCAAGGAGCCAGACGAGCGGTGCCTGCGCATCGTCGAGGCGCACGGCAACAACCTGAAACGCGTTACGCTCGATCTACCCGTCGGGCTGCTCACTTGCGTGACGGGCGTATCGGGCTCGGGCAAATCCACGCTCATCAACGACACGCTCTATCACGCCGTCGCCCAGCACCTGTACGGCTCATCGGCCGAACCCGCGCCCTACGAGCAGATCGAAGGGCTCGAGCATTTCGACAAGGTCATCAACGTCGACCAATCGCCGATCGGCCGCACGCCGCGCTCGAATCCGGCCACTTACACGGGCCTATTCACGCCGATCCGCGAGCTGTTCGCGGGCGTGCCGTCCTCGAAGGAGCGCGGGTACGATCCGGGCCGCTTCTCATTCAACGTCAAGGGCGGGCGCTGCGAAGCCTGCCAAGGCGACGGCGTGCTGAAGGTCGAAATGCATTTTCTGCCGGACGTCTACGTGCCGTGCGACGTCTGCCACGGCAAGCGCTACAACCGCGAAACGCTCGAGGTGCAGTACAAAGGCAAGAACATCAGCGAGGTGCTCGACATGACGGTCGAACATGCGTATGAGTTCTTCAACGCCGTGCCCGTCATCGCGCGTAAGCTCAAGACGCTGCTCGACGTCGGTCTCGGCTACATTCGGCTCGGCCAGTCGGCCACCACGCTTTCGGGCGGCGAGGCCCAGCGCGTCAAGCTTTCGCTCGAGCTGTCCAAGCGCGATACGGGCCGCACGCTCTACATTCTCGACGAGCCCACGACGGGCCTGCACTTTCACGACATCGCGCTGCTGCTGGAAGTCATCCACCGGTTGCGCGATCATGGCAATACCGTGGTCATCATCGAGCATAATCTCGATGTGATCAAAACCGCCGACTGGGTGATCGATCTCGGTCCCGAAGGCGGCGCGGGCGGCGGACAGATCATCGCCCAAGGTAAGCCCGAGCAGATCGCGAAATCGAAGGCGAGCTTTACCGGGCGCTATCTCGCACCGCTGCTCGAGCGCCGCTGA
- a CDS encoding AI-2E family transporter, with translation MAKRNEAPEDARIREVGGRPVRLTSDMSLPKLSAVEIGSYLLAVFGMWAVLNFKLLGALLGGMLVYQLVHTIAPGIARHMSGQRARWVAVVVIAGVVVGGLAGISIGIVEHFEHTVPNIQNLLDQVMQIVDQARMRSPGWLSAMLPGDVSQMKEKAGMLMHAHMGQLQQGGKNVARGFGHVLFGMIIGAMIAITSERHVQRLPLSTALAARASRFADAFRRIVFAQVKISTINAVFTALYLLVALPVFHQRLPLSKTLVLITFIAGLLPVIGNLLSNTLIVAVSLAVSLPTAISSLVFLVLVHKFEYFLNARIVGGQIEARAWELLLAMLVMEAAAGVPGLIAAPIFYAYIKRELIYLRLI, from the coding sequence ATGGCTAAGCGCAACGAGGCCCCCGAAGACGCCCGCATCAGAGAGGTCGGCGGACGTCCCGTGCGGCTCACGAGCGACATGAGCTTGCCGAAGCTATCTGCCGTCGAGATCGGCAGCTACCTGCTCGCCGTCTTCGGCATGTGGGCAGTCCTGAATTTCAAGCTGCTCGGGGCGCTGCTGGGCGGCATGCTCGTCTATCAACTCGTGCACACGATCGCGCCCGGCATCGCTCGCCACATGTCGGGGCAGCGCGCGCGCTGGGTGGCCGTCGTCGTCATTGCGGGCGTGGTCGTCGGGGGCTTGGCCGGTATCTCGATCGGCATCGTCGAGCACTTCGAGCACACGGTGCCGAACATCCAAAACCTGCTCGATCAGGTGATGCAGATCGTCGATCAAGCGCGCATGCGCTCGCCCGGATGGCTCTCGGCCATGTTGCCCGGCGACGTCTCGCAGATGAAGGAAAAGGCGGGCATGCTCATGCACGCGCACATGGGGCAATTGCAGCAAGGCGGCAAGAATGTCGCACGCGGCTTCGGGCACGTGCTGTTCGGCATGATCATCGGCGCGATGATCGCGATCACGAGCGAGCGCCACGTGCAGCGCCTACCGCTCTCGACAGCGCTCGCCGCGCGCGCCTCGCGTTTCGCCGACGCATTCAGGCGCATCGTCTTCGCCCAGGTGAAGATTTCGACGATCAACGCCGTGTTCACGGCCTTGTACCTGCTCGTCGCGCTACCGGTCTTTCATCAGCGGCTACCGCTGTCGAAAACGCTCGTGCTCATCACGTTCATCGCCGGCCTGTTGCCCGTCATCGGCAATCTGCTCTCGAATACGCTGATCGTCGCGGTCTCGCTGGCGGTGAGCCTGCCGACGGCGATCTCCTCGCTCGTCTTCCTCGTGCTGGTTCACAAGTTCGAATACTTCTTGAACGCGAGGATCGTCGGCGGACAAATCGAAGCGCGCGCCTGGGAACTGCTGCTCGCCATGCTCGTCATGGAAGCTGCGGCCGGCGTGCCGGGGCTCATCGCCGCCCCGATCTTCTACGCGTATATCAAGCGCGAACTCATCTACCTGCGCTTGATTTAG
- the purU gene encoding formyltetrahydrofolate deformylase, with protein MSTHHSFILKLSCPDRPGIVHAVSGFLFDRGANILDSAQFGDSHTGEFFMRVHFQQVGGDPGLEALREAFSTLAGEFSMRWEIHDAALKPKVVIMVSKIGHCLNDLLFRYRTGQLPIEIPAIISNHKDFYQLAASYDIPFHHFPLTESTARAKAAQEARVLEVIDQHEADLIVLARYMQILSPNLCEHLAGRAINIHHSFLPSFKGAKPYYQAFDRGVKLIGATAHYVTTDLDEGPIIEQEVERVDHSMTPDQLTAIGRDVECVTLARAVKWHVEHRIVLNGTKTVVFR; from the coding sequence ATGTCGACCCACCATAGCTTCATCTTGAAACTGTCATGCCCCGATCGGCCCGGCATCGTTCACGCGGTATCGGGATTCCTCTTCGATCGCGGCGCCAACATTCTCGATTCCGCGCAGTTCGGCGATAGCCATACGGGCGAGTTCTTCATGCGCGTGCATTTCCAGCAAGTGGGCGGCGATCCGGGGCTCGAAGCGCTGCGTGAGGCGTTTTCGACGCTGGCCGGCGAGTTTTCGATGCGCTGGGAAATCCACGATGCGGCGCTCAAGCCGAAGGTCGTCATCATGGTGTCGAAGATCGGCCATTGCTTGAACGATTTGTTGTTCCGCTATCGCACGGGGCAATTGCCGATCGAGATTCCCGCCATCATCTCGAACCACAAGGATTTTTATCAACTGGCCGCGAGCTATGACATTCCGTTCCATCATTTCCCGCTGACGGAATCGACGGCGCGCGCCAAGGCCGCGCAAGAAGCGCGCGTGCTCGAAGTGATCGATCAGCACGAAGCCGACCTTATCGTGCTTGCCCGCTATATGCAGATCTTGTCGCCGAATTTATGCGAGCATCTGGCGGGCCGCGCGATCAACATCCATCATTCGTTCCTGCCCAGCTTCAAGGGCGCGAAGCCTTACTACCAGGCATTCGATCGCGGTGTGAAGCTGATCGGCGCGACGGCGCACTACGTCACGACCGATCTCGACGAAGGCCCGATCATCGAGCAGGAAGTGGAGCGCGTCGATCACAGCATGACGCCCGATCAGCTCACCGCGATCGGCCGCGACGTCGAATGCGTGACGCTCGCGCGCGCGGTGAAGTGGCACGTCGAGCACCGGATCGTGTTGAACGGAACGAAGACGGTCGTCTTCCGTTGA
- a CDS encoding NUDIX hydrolase: MSLPCITRARRFDALAHRPFFMAAEQVGWIRESDVPLLAHWPDVFEIDAAGVALAARFDADANSRSAALAAVIGALAGQGRIEGWRDETYAIRNAFDGAPLAFIERAASRFFGTMTYAVHLNGIVKYADRAPRLWIARRSETKATDPGMLDNVVAGGIGWGFSIEETIAKECWEEAGIEADLAAKAEPGRTVHVLQSLPEGTQAEQVFVYDLPLPEDFAPRNQDGEVGEHRLARIDEVARWIEDGEMTVDASLATLDCMLRRRWIDDDACAGIESLFAAPLVMR; encoded by the coding sequence ATGAGTTTGCCTTGCATCACCCGTGCGCGCCGCTTCGATGCGCTTGCGCATCGGCCGTTTTTCATGGCTGCGGAGCAAGTCGGCTGGATTCGCGAAAGCGACGTGCCGTTGCTCGCGCATTGGCCCGACGTATTCGAGATCGATGCAGCGGGCGTTGCACTCGCGGCGCGCTTCGATGCCGACGCCAATAGCCGGTCCGCCGCGCTCGCCGCCGTCATCGGCGCGCTGGCAGGACAGGGACGCATCGAGGGCTGGCGCGACGAGACCTACGCGATTCGCAACGCCTTCGACGGCGCGCCGCTCGCCTTTATCGAACGTGCTGCCTCTCGCTTTTTCGGCACGATGACCTACGCGGTGCATCTGAACGGCATCGTAAAATACGCCGATCGCGCGCCGCGGCTTTGGATCGCGCGTCGCAGCGAAACGAAGGCGACCGATCCGGGCATGCTCGACAACGTCGTCGCCGGCGGCATCGGCTGGGGCTTTTCGATCGAGGAAACGATCGCCAAGGAATGTTGGGAAGAGGCGGGCATCGAGGCCGATCTTGCCGCCAAGGCCGAACCGGGGCGCACCGTGCACGTGCTGCAGTCGTTGCCCGAGGGGACGCAGGCCGAGCAGGTTTTCGTCTACGACTTGCCGTTGCCCGAGGATTTTGCGCCGCGCAACCAGGACGGCGAAGTCGGCGAGCATCGGCTCGCGCGCATCGACGAGGTCGCACGCTGGATCGAAGACGGCGAGATGACGGTCGACGCGAGCCTGGCGACGCTCGACTGCATGCTGCGCCGTCGTTGGATCGACGACGACGCATGCGCCGGCATCGAATCGCTTTTCGCTGCACCGCTCGTCATGCGCTGA
- a CDS encoding LysE family translocator, with the protein MPNLPLFLAASVAITVAPGPDNLQVLARGISQGRAAGLVAALGFAAGLTFHTTLAAFGVAALLRSSPLAFEIVKIAGGLYLIWIGIKALTSRGLASAHDRPPQPLSAVFRQSVLGNMMNPKVTLFFVVFLPQFVDPSGTQRVAVQMIELGLVFMLQTLAIFSLFGLFAGTLGAWLKRRPRVGVWLDRLAGATFIALGLRVALRD; encoded by the coding sequence ATGCCGAACCTTCCGCTTTTCCTTGCCGCCTCCGTGGCGATCACGGTCGCGCCCGGTCCCGACAACTTGCAGGTGCTCGCGCGCGGCATCTCGCAAGGCCGCGCCGCGGGCCTCGTCGCCGCGCTCGGCTTTGCCGCGGGCTTGACGTTTCATACGACGCTCGCGGCGTTCGGCGTGGCGGCGCTGCTGCGTTCGTCGCCGCTCGCGTTCGAGATCGTCAAGATCGCCGGTGGCCTTTACTTGATCTGGATCGGCATCAAGGCGCTCACGAGCCGCGGCTTGGCGAGTGCCCACGACCGGCCGCCGCAACCGCTGTCGGCCGTTTTTCGACAGAGCGTGCTCGGCAACATGATGAACCCGAAGGTGACGCTGTTCTTCGTCGTCTTCCTGCCTCAGTTCGTCGATCCGAGCGGCACGCAGCGCGTCGCCGTGCAGATGATCGAACTCGGCCTCGTCTTCATGCTGCAAACGCTCGCGATCTTTTCCTTGTTCGGTTTATTTGCCGGGACGCTCGGCGCTTGGCTCAAGCGTCGTCCGCGCGTTGGCGTTTGGCTCGACCGGCTCGCGGGCGCGACGTTCATCGCGCTCGGGCTGCGCGTGGCGCTGCGCGACTGA
- a CDS encoding adenine phosphoribosyltransferase, with product MFNAPADAPHDAAAFIKSQIRTIPDWPLPGVQFRDITPLLQRPKTLRVLIDLFIERYVEAKLDYVAGLDARGFIIAPIVAYELNIGFIPIRKIGKLPYKTVSESYALEYGTATVEIHEDACGAGERVVIVDDLIATGGTMMAGKNLLERLGAVVVEGAAIVDLPDLGGSKLLRESGLPLYTVTEFAGH from the coding sequence ATGTTCAATGCGCCCGCGGACGCGCCTCACGATGCCGCCGCGTTCATCAAGAGCCAAATTCGCACGATTCCCGATTGGCCGCTGCCCGGCGTGCAGTTTCGCGACATCACGCCGCTGCTGCAGCGGCCCAAGACGCTGCGGGTGCTGATCGATCTCTTCATCGAGCGCTATGTCGAGGCGAAGCTCGACTACGTAGCGGGGCTCGACGCGCGCGGCTTCATCATCGCGCCGATCGTCGCCTACGAGCTGAACATCGGCTTCATTCCCATTCGCAAGATCGGCAAGCTGCCCTATAAGACCGTGTCGGAATCGTATGCGCTCGAATACGGCACGGCCACCGTCGAAATTCACGAAGACGCCTGCGGAGCCGGCGAGCGCGTCGTCATCGTCGACGATCTGATTGCGACGGGCGGCACGATGATGGCCGGCAAGAATCTGCTCGAACGGCTTGGCGCCGTCGTCGTCGAAGGCGCGGCGATCGTCGATCTGCCCGATCTCGGCGGCTCGAAGCTGCTGCGCGAGAGCGGCCTGCCGCTTTACACGGTGACCGAATTCGCAGGCCACTGA
- a CDS encoding cation:proton antiporter domain-containing protein, protein MISPLEMTLFLLLASVVGVVLFRSLNLPPMLGYLTVGIVVGPHALGLAPDSARAQNLAEFGVVFLMFSIGLEFSLAKLRAMRSLVFGLGLLQVIGTVGVAVLVGLLLERWMHVTWQGSIALGGALAMSSTAIVSKMLAERLEIETEHGRNIFGVLLFQDLAVVPLLIIIAALGGDSHDLVKTLGIAALKIVVALSLLLFVGQRFMTRWFDVVARRRSQELFVLNLLLVTLGAAFITDKFGLSLALGAFIAGMLIAETPYRHQVEEDIKPFRDVLLGLFFVTTGMLLDPRVLVAHPLLVLAFLIAPVLLKIVMITGLARLFGATPGVAMRTGLGLAQAGEFGFVLLNLILNKHLVGATMLQAILAAMLLSMLAAPFLIQNADRIVLRLSSTEWMQQSLQMTRIATQSLRQNAHVIICGYGRAGQNLARMLEHEGLSYVALDLDPDRVSAAAAAGESVVFGDAARRESLVSAGIHRAAAVAVTYANTPSALRVLHNVHELEPALPIIVRTVDDADLEKLLAAGATEVIPEIVEGSLMLASHTLVLMGVPMRRVVRRVEEMRDARYSLLRGYFHGADDPGDDDGHDQVRLQSVAVDGNADAVGRTLEELGLASMGVEVTAIRRHGIRGVEPGRETKLREADILVLRGLPEALALAEERLLRNRRAGVPAV, encoded by the coding sequence GTGATTTCTCCGCTCGAGATGACGCTTTTCCTGCTGCTCGCGTCAGTGGTGGGCGTCGTATTGTTCCGTTCGTTGAATCTGCCGCCGATGCTTGGCTACTTGACGGTCGGCATCGTCGTCGGGCCGCACGCGCTCGGTCTTGCGCCCGATTCGGCGCGCGCGCAGAACCTGGCGGAGTTCGGCGTCGTCTTCCTCATGTTCTCGATCGGCCTGGAGTTCTCGCTCGCGAAGCTGCGTGCGATGCGCTCGCTCGTGTTCGGGCTCGGCTTGCTGCAAGTGATCGGCACCGTGGGTGTCGCCGTGCTGGTGGGGCTGCTCCTGGAGCGCTGGATGCACGTCACCTGGCAAGGCAGCATCGCGCTCGGCGGCGCGCTCGCGATGTCCTCCACCGCCATCGTCAGCAAGATGCTGGCCGAGCGGCTCGAGATAGAAACCGAGCACGGGCGCAACATCTTCGGCGTGCTGCTGTTTCAGGATCTGGCCGTCGTGCCGCTGCTTATTATCATCGCCGCGCTCGGCGGCGATTCGCACGATCTGGTGAAGACGCTCGGCATCGCGGCGCTCAAGATCGTCGTCGCGCTCTCGCTGCTGCTGTTCGTCGGTCAGCGCTTCATGACGCGTTGGTTCGACGTCGTCGCGCGGCGGCGCTCGCAGGAACTGTTCGTGCTGAACCTGCTGCTCGTCACGCTCGGCGCCGCGTTCATCACCGATAAATTCGGGCTTTCGCTCGCGCTCGGCGCGTTCATCGCGGGCATGCTGATCGCCGAGACGCCGTATCGACATCAAGTGGAAGAGGACATCAAGCCGTTTCGCGACGTGCTGCTCGGCCTGTTCTTCGTGACGACGGGCATGTTGCTCGATCCGCGCGTGCTCGTCGCGCATCCGCTGCTCGTGCTCGCATTCCTGATCGCGCCGGTCCTGCTCAAGATCGTCATGATCACCGGGCTCGCGCGGCTGTTCGGCGCGACGCCGGGCGTTGCGATGCGCACGGGCCTCGGCCTTGCGCAGGCGGGCGAGTTCGGCTTCGTGCTGCTGAACTTGATTCTGAATAAGCACCTCGTCGGCGCGACGATGCTACAGGCGATTCTCGCGGCCATGCTGCTGTCGATGCTCGCCGCGCCGTTCTTGATTCAAAACGCCGACCGCATCGTCCTGCGGCTCTCGTCGACGGAATGGATGCAGCAGTCGCTGCAGATGACGCGCATCGCGACGCAAAGCCTGCGGCAAAATGCCCACGTCATCATCTGCGGCTATGGCCGTGCCGGACAGAATCTCGCGCGGATGCTCGAGCACGAAGGGCTTTCCTACGTCGCGCTCGATCTCGACCCCGATCGCGTGAGCGCCGCGGCCGCCGCGGGCGAATCGGTCGTGTTCGGCGACGCGGCGCGGCGCGAGTCGCTCGTGTCGGCCGGCATCCATCGCGCCGCGGCCGTGGCCGTGACGTACGCGAACACGCCTTCGGCATTGCGTGTGCTGCACAACGTGCACGAGCTCGAGCCGGCGTTGCCCATCATCGTTCGCACCGTCGACGATGCCGATCTGGAAAAGCTGCTGGCGGCGGGCGCGACCGAGGTCATTCCCGAGATCGTCGAGGGCAGCCTCATGCTCGCTTCGCACACGCTCGTGTTGATGGGCGTGCCGATGAGGCGTGTCGTGCGGCGCGTGGAGGAAATGCGCGACGCACGCTACAGCCTGCTGCGCGGTTACTTCCACGGCGCCGACGATCCGGGCGACGACGACGGGCACGACCAGGTGCGGCTACAATCGGTGGCGGTCGACGGTAACGCCGACGCTGTCGGACGCACGCTCGAAGAACTCGGGCTCGCCTCCATGGGCGTCGAAGTCACGGCGATTCGACGCCACGGCATTCGCGGCGTCGAACCGGGCCGCGAGACGAAGCTGCGGGAAGCCGACATCCTCGTGCTGCGCGGGCTGCCCGAAGCGCTTGCGCTTGCCGAGGAGCGCTTGCTGCGCAACCGCCGCGCCGGCGTGCCGGCCGTTTGA
- the kdsD gene encoding arabinose 5-phosphate isomerase KdsD has protein sequence MIAKINGDRALALAREVLDIEADAVRGLRDQVDERFVAAVDFLLSCRGRVVVSGIGKSGHIARKLAATLASTGTPAFFVHPAEASHGDLGMVTQDDVFVALSNSGESEELVAILPLVKRLGAKLIAMTGRPESTLAQLADVHLNAGVRKEACPLELAPTASTTAALALGDALAMAVLDARGFGADDFARSHPGGALGRRLLTYVRDVMRTGDQLPQVDTRATVRDALFQLTAKRMGMTAIVDNDGRVQGIFTDGDLRRVLERAGDFRDLPIVDVMTRSPRTLGADQLAVEAVESMERHRINQMLVVDAHGKLIGALNMHDLFSKKVI, from the coding sequence ATGATAGCGAAAATCAATGGCGACCGGGCACTGGCGCTCGCCCGGGAAGTCCTCGACATCGAAGCCGACGCCGTCCGCGGGCTTCGAGATCAAGTCGACGAGCGCTTCGTCGCCGCGGTCGACTTTCTTCTGAGCTGCCGCGGCCGCGTCGTCGTATCCGGCATCGGCAAATCCGGCCACATCGCTCGCAAGCTTGCCGCCACGCTCGCCAGCACGGGCACGCCCGCGTTTTTCGTGCACCCGGCGGAAGCGAGCCACGGCGATCTGGGCATGGTCACGCAGGACGACGTCTTCGTCGCGCTCTCCAATTCCGGCGAATCGGAAGAGCTCGTCGCGATCCTGCCGCTCGTCAAACGCCTCGGCGCGAAGCTGATCGCGATGACGGGCCGTCCCGAATCGACGCTCGCCCAACTTGCCGACGTCCACTTGAACGCCGGCGTACGAAAGGAAGCGTGTCCGCTCGAGCTCGCCCCGACGGCCAGCACGACGGCGGCGCTTGCGCTCGGCGACGCGCTGGCCATGGCCGTGCTCGACGCACGCGGCTTCGGCGCCGACGATTTCGCGCGCTCGCACCCGGGCGGGGCGCTCGGGCGCCGGCTGCTCACCTACGTGCGCGACGTCATGCGCACCGGCGATCAGTTGCCACAGGTGGACACGCGCGCGACGGTGCGCGATGCGCTGTTCCAATTGACGGCCAAGCGCATGGGCATGACGGCGATCGTCGATAACGACGGCCGCGTGCAAGGGATCTTCACCGACGGCGACCTGCGCCGCGTGCTCGAACGCGCGGGCGATTTCCGGGATTTACCGATCGTCGACGTCATGACGCGCTCGCCGCGCACGCTCGGCGCCGATCAGCTCGCCGTCGAAGCCGTCGAATCGATGGAACGCCACCGCATCAATCAAATGCTCGTCGTCGACGCCCACGGCAAGCTGATCGGTGCGCTCAACATGCACGACCTTTTTTCGAAAAAGGTGATCTGA
- a CDS encoding KdsC family phosphatase has translation MAAAPLTASERASRVKLMIFDIDGVLTDGGLMFTAQGDYMKSFNSLDGHGLKLLGEAGIQTAIITGRRSDIVLVRAQEMHITHLYQGVSDKIEAFAQLMREANVTAEQCGYMGDDWPDLGVMTRCGFAAAPANAHPEVIARAHWVAEARGGQGAAREVCDAILRAQHRYDALLAQACGARRA, from the coding sequence ATGGCCGCCGCGCCCCTTACGGCAAGCGAACGCGCGAGCCGCGTCAAGCTGATGATTTTCGACATCGACGGCGTGCTGACCGACGGCGGTTTGATGTTCACGGCTCAAGGCGATTACATGAAGTCGTTCAACTCGTTGGACGGCCACGGCCTGAAGCTGCTCGGCGAAGCGGGCATTCAAACGGCGATCATCACGGGCCGCCGCTCCGACATCGTGCTCGTGCGGGCGCAGGAAATGCACATCACGCACCTGTATCAGGGCGTCTCCGACAAGATCGAGGCGTTCGCCCAACTGATGCGCGAAGCCAACGTCACGGCCGAGCAATGCGGCTACATGGGCGACGACTGGCCCGACCTCGGCGTGATGACGCGTTGCGGTTTCGCCGCGGCGCCGGCCAACGCGCACCCCGAGGTGATCGCCCGTGCGCATTGGGTGGCCGAGGCCCGCGGCGGGCAAGGCGCGGCACGCGAAGTCTGCGACGCGATTCTGCGCGCCCAGCACCGCTACGACGCGCTGCTCGCCCAGGCGTGCGGCGCCCGGCGCGCATGA